One genomic segment of Candidatus Baltobacteraceae bacterium includes these proteins:
- a CDS encoding GAF domain-containing protein, translating into MFANLADVFGLGGQPWYGYWDANVAMTEQPFTVSVVEPVPGGAADRAGLRNGDRIDLRLQSLEGRTRISTQPVGAQPTLLIVTRGARTFAARVAGSTLWDGQTAWKTLNATLGSIGGFWFLACAFLIATRPQVSRDARMLTLILILPSFFGLGPGAFVVPDARLNQGLSLIACICGATASVLLIVLTSRFGRRSLWRGVLEWSAYGANALSLAGCFAMVIGILTLWFDPLPYLLGGLGRIIFVVTNVAVAACAIAAVATTPIAERPRVGWLLVPLPLASAVATAFGSLYGLIPDWYLALAVTAVSQTFTLLGALAVTYALLKRRVLDLGFVVSRTIVVAIVSLIVLAAFVILESLLNTVLAGLSHPTGVVANVALALVLGVSLSYIHKRVDRFVETIFFRKRHDDERALIDFSKEAAYVTDSAALLDQAIGRIRTHTDARNATIFVEDRGSYAVARWYGDGSPGAIGENDGAILALKTWHKPLDPHHCDTAVPGALALPMLATGRLFGVVVLGERAGGEAYAPDEVAALAQFAHGVGTALDSLASRDAGSMEAWRETVSDALVSLNDAVRALPDAIAARLRDGLPSG; encoded by the coding sequence ATGTTCGCCAATCTAGCCGACGTATTCGGTCTAGGCGGGCAGCCCTGGTACGGATATTGGGACGCGAACGTCGCGATGACCGAGCAACCGTTTACGGTCTCTGTAGTCGAGCCGGTACCGGGTGGTGCTGCCGATCGCGCAGGGTTACGCAACGGAGACCGCATCGACCTTCGACTACAGAGCCTGGAAGGACGGACGCGGATCAGCACCCAGCCGGTTGGAGCGCAACCGACATTGCTGATAGTCACGCGTGGCGCGAGAACGTTTGCCGCTCGCGTTGCCGGCAGCACGCTATGGGATGGTCAGACGGCGTGGAAGACCCTCAACGCAACGCTAGGCTCAATCGGCGGCTTTTGGTTTCTAGCATGCGCGTTTCTGATCGCTACGCGGCCGCAAGTGTCGCGAGACGCACGAATGCTGACCTTGATTCTCATCTTGCCTAGTTTTTTCGGACTCGGGCCCGGGGCTTTCGTCGTTCCCGACGCCCGGCTGAATCAAGGCTTGAGTCTTATCGCGTGCATCTGCGGTGCGACCGCCAGCGTATTGCTTATCGTTCTGACGTCGCGCTTTGGACGTCGCAGCCTCTGGCGCGGAGTATTGGAGTGGAGCGCGTACGGAGCCAACGCACTCAGCCTTGCCGGGTGCTTTGCCATGGTCATTGGGATCCTGACGCTCTGGTTCGATCCGCTGCCGTATCTCCTGGGTGGGCTTGGGCGCATCATTTTTGTCGTCACAAACGTAGCGGTCGCTGCGTGTGCGATTGCAGCGGTGGCAACCACGCCCATCGCCGAGCGGCCGCGTGTTGGGTGGCTGCTCGTGCCTCTACCGCTCGCGTCGGCGGTTGCGACCGCGTTCGGCAGTCTGTACGGGCTTATCCCCGACTGGTACCTCGCACTTGCCGTTACGGCGGTTTCACAGACGTTTACGCTCCTGGGTGCCTTGGCCGTCACCTACGCTTTGCTGAAGCGTCGGGTTCTCGATTTAGGCTTCGTTGTGAGCCGAACGATCGTCGTGGCGATCGTTTCGCTCATAGTATTGGCTGCCTTCGTGATTCTCGAATCGTTATTGAACACGGTGTTGGCTGGACTAAGTCACCCAACCGGCGTCGTCGCAAACGTGGCGCTTGCGCTCGTGCTCGGTGTATCGCTGAGCTACATCCACAAACGCGTCGATCGATTCGTCGAGACGATCTTTTTCCGTAAGCGTCACGACGACGAGCGTGCGTTGATCGATTTCTCAAAGGAAGCCGCGTACGTGACGGATTCGGCGGCACTGCTCGATCAAGCGATTGGGCGCATCCGAACACATACAGACGCTCGGAACGCAACGATATTCGTTGAAGATCGCGGCTCGTATGCGGTGGCACGCTGGTACGGTGACGGCTCCCCCGGGGCAATCGGAGAGAACGACGGTGCGATTCTTGCGTTGAAAACCTGGCACAAACCGCTCGATCCGCATCATTGCGACACGGCTGTACCGGGAGCACTTGCGCTCCCGATGCTCGCGACAGGCCGGTTATTTGGGGTCGTCGTTCTCGGCGAACGTGCGGGTGGAGAGGCCTACGCACCCGACGAGGTCGCGGCGCTCGCGCAGTTCGCACACGGCGTCGGCACCGCACTCGATTCGCTCGCTTCCCGTGACGCGGGCTCCATGGAGGCGTGGCGAGAGACCGTTAGCGATGCGTTGGTATCGCTAAACGACGCCGTGCGCGCGCTTCCGGACGCGATCGCAGCGCGGCTGCGCGACGGCCTCCCGTCTGGATAA
- a CDS encoding FAD-dependent oxidoreductase: MYISRRDLMLGAGAFGVTALAACSGASSSIPAPHPTAQPNPVDVVIVGCGVAGIGAARTLISYGKSVLLLEAKDRVGGRAYTDNTTFPQTPFDLGAQLFQQVLSGNILYQIARARKLTGLHNFTQYPNVFYDGTQTASDAEVAAFVNTTSSMLAAILAAGATISSPSQDAPVSVVTDAFRKKPYYDNALSINVLGISGVEPSQSSLLDLYNFLVVSPAPFVVPGDSYFVQSGVGNFITSLASGLPIRLASPVERVVRDGSGVTAYWHGGSVRAGSAIVTAPTSVLAAGGITFAPALPADVAHAIAEIPLGHIYKAALGFKADIVPQFKGMTLPIALSNVPGTNFFLKYFGANIVEFLADADLAITLEAMNKPQQAKFLLGQLELNLPGVAAAYDGRITSSSWSSDPYAMGAYSYAKVGGVAARTTLRKGVDGKLFFAGESLALGGLHSSLHGAYTSGISAANALLKANGNAVRSS; this comes from the coding sequence GTGTATATCTCTCGACGCGACCTCATGCTTGGCGCCGGAGCCTTTGGAGTCACCGCTCTTGCGGCGTGCTCGGGTGCCTCCAGTTCCATTCCCGCGCCGCATCCGACGGCCCAGCCCAACCCAGTCGATGTCGTGATCGTCGGCTGCGGCGTCGCCGGCATCGGCGCTGCGCGAACGCTGATTTCGTATGGTAAATCGGTACTGCTCCTGGAGGCGAAGGATCGCGTCGGCGGTCGTGCCTATACCGACAACACGACCTTTCCGCAGACGCCGTTCGATCTGGGTGCGCAGCTTTTTCAGCAAGTGCTATCGGGCAACATCCTCTACCAGATCGCTCGCGCACGCAAGCTGACGGGGCTTCACAACTTTACGCAATACCCCAACGTTTTCTACGACGGAACGCAAACAGCGAGCGATGCGGAAGTCGCCGCCTTCGTCAACACGACCAGCTCGATGCTGGCTGCGATTCTCGCGGCCGGGGCCACGATATCTTCCCCGTCACAAGATGCTCCCGTTTCGGTCGTTACCGATGCCTTCCGGAAGAAACCGTATTACGATAACGCGCTATCGATCAACGTGCTCGGGATTAGCGGCGTCGAGCCGTCGCAGTCATCGCTGCTCGATCTGTACAATTTTCTCGTCGTTTCGCCCGCGCCGTTCGTAGTACCGGGTGACAGCTACTTCGTTCAGAGCGGCGTCGGCAATTTCATCACGAGTCTTGCCTCCGGACTTCCGATTCGTCTGGCGAGCCCGGTGGAGCGAGTCGTCCGCGACGGGTCGGGTGTCACCGCATACTGGCACGGCGGCAGCGTGCGGGCCGGGAGCGCTATCGTTACGGCGCCAACCAGCGTCCTGGCGGCTGGCGGAATTACATTTGCTCCGGCGCTTCCCGCCGATGTCGCGCACGCCATCGCGGAGATTCCGCTCGGTCACATTTATAAAGCCGCTCTGGGATTTAAGGCCGACATCGTCCCCCAGTTCAAAGGCATGACGCTACCGATTGCATTGTCTAATGTTCCCGGCACAAACTTCTTCTTGAAATACTTCGGTGCAAATATCGTCGAGTTTCTGGCCGATGCCGACCTTGCGATAACACTTGAAGCAATGAATAAACCGCAACAGGCGAAGTTTCTCTTGGGCCAACTGGAATTAAATCTTCCGGGTGTCGCGGCAGCTTACGACGGCAGGATTACGTCGAGTTCCTGGTCCTCCGATCCGTACGCGATGGGAGCCTACAGTTACGCCAAGGTCGGCGGCGTCGCAGCACGCACGACCCTACGCAAGGGTGTCGACGGCAAACTGTTCTTCGCGGGCGAATCGCTCGCTTTGGGCGGACTGCACAGTTCGCTCCACGGCGCATACACGTCCGGGATTTCAGCAGCCAACGCTTTGCTCAAAGCGAATGGAAATGCAGTACGATCGAGTTAG
- a CDS encoding PQQ-binding-like beta-propeller repeat protein — MPLCAHIVVVFVLAANWLTFRLGPENNALVTDPPLQATWKTVTGAPISASPTTDGTLLYVGNNAGYLNAIDLQTGNVVWTRHLRNAVMSAALLYDGMVYVGIGDESSNGSGPGAVFVGTGPSAIDAFEARTGTFKWHTAVAGSAMTTSAIVNGTLLNHNGAGWITALDPASGRVRYARNLRSLASMTAILPLDGGFFITTGVLDNAVWKLKASDGSTVWRTAFSPEASGHGDCPPVTDGTRVYCDYMSPAPGQTYTIAGNKAQERAYALDLKTGQLLWDVPLETAVLPPRNEAAIPLLYDGRLYLGSCVVAYMHALDPATGHLLWETHVHGVVKSGAVLVEGVLYFGDLGGYLWALDPSTGKVLGDKKMGSGFNVGSPIVVGKTLIIGSRTGAVYALPLDDIRNSHD; from the coding sequence ATGCCGTTGTGCGCGCATATCGTCGTAGTGTTTGTCTTGGCAGCGAACTGGCTCACGTTTCGTCTCGGACCGGAGAACAATGCCCTCGTGACCGATCCGCCGTTGCAGGCGACGTGGAAGACGGTCACGGGCGCACCCATTTCGGCGAGCCCCACCACCGACGGCACGTTGCTCTACGTCGGGAACAATGCGGGTTATCTCAACGCGATCGACCTGCAAACCGGAAACGTGGTCTGGACGAGACATTTGCGCAATGCGGTCATGAGCGCGGCGTTGCTGTACGACGGCATGGTCTACGTCGGCATCGGCGACGAAAGCAGCAACGGTTCCGGACCCGGAGCCGTCTTCGTCGGAACGGGCCCCAGTGCGATCGACGCGTTCGAAGCGCGCACCGGTACGTTCAAATGGCACACCGCCGTCGCCGGTTCGGCGATGACGACCTCAGCGATCGTTAACGGCACGCTGCTCAACCACAATGGCGCCGGTTGGATCACCGCGCTCGATCCCGCGTCGGGCCGAGTCAGGTACGCGCGCAACCTGCGTTCGCTCGCTTCAATGACCGCGATTTTACCGCTCGACGGCGGATTCTTCATCACGACCGGCGTGCTCGACAACGCGGTATGGAAACTCAAAGCGTCCGACGGATCCACCGTTTGGCGCACGGCCTTCTCCCCCGAGGCATCCGGACACGGCGATTGTCCGCCGGTGACCGACGGCACCCGAGTGTACTGCGACTATATGTCGCCGGCGCCCGGCCAAACGTACACCATCGCCGGAAACAAGGCCCAGGAACGCGCCTATGCGCTCGACCTCAAAACGGGGCAGTTACTCTGGGACGTTCCGCTCGAGACGGCCGTTCTTCCGCCGCGCAACGAAGCCGCGATCCCATTACTCTACGACGGACGGTTGTATCTGGGAAGCTGCGTCGTCGCCTACATGCACGCGCTCGACCCCGCGACCGGCCATCTGCTTTGGGAGACGCACGTCCACGGCGTCGTCAAGAGCGGCGCCGTCCTGGTCGAGGGCGTGCTGTACTTCGGAGACCTCGGAGGCTATCTGTGGGCCCTCGATCCAAGTACCGGCAAAGTGCTCGGCGACAAGAAGATGGGCAGCGGCTTCAACGTCGGATCGCCGATCGTCGTCGGGAAAACGCTCATCATCGGCAGCCGGACCGGCGCCGTCTACGCGCTTCCGCTCGACGACATTCGCAACAGTCACGATTAG
- a CDS encoding peptide ABC transporter substrate-binding protein: MRFHLGLTCAALAFAWTLAACAPAGSSHRAPHEMRVGIVSDPRSLNPLFVTAQTDVDLAQLTTDTLVGLSRDNKLVPQLADPVPSRANGGISADGKTIVYHLRREARFADGVAVTSNDVAFTYRAILDPRNPVTDTEPYRRIASLSTPDAHTVIVRLKSPWAAAVSELFAVSDFIYGILPAHAFSSTDISRAPWNERPFGSGPFRVDRWNHGDGIVFVPNPYAWNRPRLRRLTFRILPDQTTLFVALQTGSVDAAALTEDQIAQARRLRGIRTIATPQNHTVYMEFQTQRFPVDDALVRRAIVEAIDRERIRTSIFLNLQQLATTEIPTIFAAHDPNVSQPAYDPQQAAADLDRAGWHVENGVRTKNGRPLTLLFAYVSTSIPARRLATVVQDDLSRVGIETTVKGYPSTMFFGSAASGGIERGGRFDLAYTDWFGGADPEASEIFSCDNRAPNGPNTARWCDPGYDALYARQAETLDSRRRAAIFSAMQRAVAGGGSSIFLVYSSLYTAYRDGVTGLAPNMLFQYGNNARWDVSP, encoded by the coding sequence GTGCGGTTTCACCTTGGTCTAACGTGCGCTGCGCTGGCGTTTGCGTGGACGCTCGCCGCCTGCGCGCCCGCCGGGTCGTCGCATCGTGCGCCGCACGAGATGCGCGTCGGCATCGTCAGCGATCCGCGTTCGCTCAATCCGTTATTCGTCACGGCGCAGACCGACGTCGATCTCGCCCAGCTCACGACCGATACGCTCGTCGGATTGTCGCGGGACAATAAGCTCGTGCCGCAGCTCGCCGATCCGGTTCCCAGCCGCGCCAACGGCGGTATCTCGGCCGATGGAAAAACGATCGTCTATCACCTCCGGCGCGAGGCGCGTTTCGCCGACGGGGTTGCTGTCACGTCCAACGACGTGGCGTTTACGTATCGCGCGATCCTCGATCCGCGCAATCCGGTGACCGATACGGAGCCGTATCGCCGTATTGCGTCCTTGTCGACACCCGACGCCCACACGGTGATCGTTCGGCTGAAGTCTCCTTGGGCCGCGGCGGTCTCCGAGTTGTTCGCCGTCTCCGACTTCATCTACGGCATCTTGCCCGCGCACGCGTTCTCGAGCACCGACATCTCCCGCGCACCCTGGAACGAGCGGCCTTTCGGAAGCGGGCCGTTTCGCGTCGACCGCTGGAATCACGGCGACGGCATTGTCTTCGTTCCGAATCCGTATGCGTGGAACCGCCCGCGGCTGCGCCGCCTGACGTTTCGGATTCTGCCGGACCAGACGACGCTGTTCGTCGCGCTGCAGACGGGCAGCGTCGACGCCGCGGCCCTTACCGAGGATCAGATCGCCCAAGCGCGCAGGCTGCGGGGCATTCGCACGATCGCGACGCCGCAGAACCATACGGTCTACATGGAGTTTCAAACGCAGCGCTTCCCGGTAGACGATGCGCTCGTTCGGCGCGCAATCGTCGAAGCGATCGACCGCGAACGCATTCGCACGAGCATCTTCTTGAATCTTCAGCAACTTGCGACCACCGAGATTCCGACGATCTTCGCCGCGCACGATCCGAACGTAAGCCAGCCCGCATACGATCCGCAGCAGGCCGCGGCCGATTTGGATCGCGCTGGCTGGCATGTCGAAAACGGCGTACGCACGAAGAACGGCCGGCCCTTGACGTTGCTCTTCGCCTACGTCAGCACGTCGATACCGGCACGGCGCCTCGCGACCGTGGTGCAGGACGACCTGTCGCGCGTCGGTATCGAAACGACCGTCAAGGGTTACCCCTCAACGATGTTCTTCGGGTCGGCGGCGTCAGGCGGTATCGAACGCGGTGGTCGCTTCGACCTCGCGTATACGGATTGGTTCGGCGGCGCGGACCCGGAAGCGTCGGAGATCTTCAGCTGCGACAACCGAGCTCCCAATGGCCCCAACACGGCGCGCTGGTGCGATCCGGGTTACGATGCGCTCTACGCCCGTCAAGCCGAAACGCTCGACTCTCGACGACGGGCGGCGATCTTTTCGGCGATGCAGCGCGCGGTCGCCGGCGGAGGCTCCTCGATTTTTCTCGTCTACAGCTCGCTCTACACCGCGTACCGCGACGGCGTTACCGGCTTGGCGCCGAACATGCTCTTCCAATACGGCAACAACGCACGGTGGGACGTATCGCCATGA
- a CDS encoding ornithine cyclodeaminase family protein translates to MGRIAMMYLEEHRVRELLRWDDLIAAMEPALAAFSAGRVVQPVRSVLTIEENARFLGVMPAATPDVMGAKIVAFYPANEGTEYPTHDGSILLLDTRTGRPLVAMDARLITEMRTAAVSAAVTKRLMPPGSRVLGLLGSGVQAQSHVEALSRVAEFDEIRVWSRNAEHAERFATQHGARATSAQNAVTGADVVVVATSAREPVLEGSWLKPGAHVNSVGANRFNWRELDDAVMCNTIVVDSREAALQESGDVIGSKAQIYAEAGELFAGTIALPPPSATTVFKSMGLAVEDIATAKLVYDAFTSTVSAGTE, encoded by the coding sequence GTGGGACGTATCGCCATGATGTATCTCGAAGAACACCGCGTCCGCGAGCTCTTGCGCTGGGACGATCTCATTGCGGCGATGGAGCCCGCCCTCGCAGCGTTTTCCGCCGGACGCGTCGTGCAGCCGGTTCGAAGCGTTTTGACGATCGAAGAGAACGCCCGTTTTCTCGGCGTCATGCCGGCGGCGACGCCCGACGTCATGGGTGCGAAGATCGTCGCCTTCTATCCCGCCAACGAAGGCACCGAATACCCCACGCACGACGGATCGATTCTGCTTCTCGACACGCGCACCGGAAGACCGCTCGTGGCGATGGACGCCCGGCTCATCACCGAGATGCGCACCGCTGCGGTCTCGGCCGCCGTCACCAAACGTCTGATGCCGCCCGGATCGCGCGTTCTGGGTCTGCTCGGCAGCGGCGTCCAGGCTCAGTCGCACGTCGAAGCGTTGTCGCGCGTCGCAGAATTTGACGAGATTCGTGTTTGGAGCCGCAACGCCGAACACGCCGAGCGTTTCGCGACCCAGCACGGCGCGCGAGCAACCAGCGCGCAAAACGCGGTCACGGGCGCCGACGTCGTCGTCGTCGCGACCAGCGCCCGCGAGCCGGTGCTCGAGGGTTCGTGGCTCAAGCCCGGTGCGCACGTGAACTCCGTCGGTGCAAACCGCTTTAACTGGCGCGAGCTCGACGATGCAGTGATGTGCAACACGATCGTCGTCGACTCGCGCGAAGCAGCGTTGCAAGAATCGGGCGACGTTATCGGATCCAAGGCGCAGATTTACGCCGAAGCCGGCGAACTCTTCGCCGGCACGATCGCCCTGCCGCCGCCATCGGCGACGACGGTTTTCAAGTCGATGGGCCTAGCGGTCGAAGACATCGCTACGGCCAAGCTGGTGTACGACGCCTTTACGTCGACCGTGTCCGCCGGTACAGAATAA
- a CDS encoding DUF2079 domain-containing protein has translation MSGPAKVVAAATGVYAVVFSVLAADRYATYHAGADLGLFAQSIDTAFHGFHNTFENGSHFAYHFSPILYLCAPLLWAARSAVVLGVLQAVATSLVAPALYLIARRRTSERNAAGLACIALIYPPLQGVTFTDFHEVAFAPAAIAWLLWALDARRFSLAYVFLAVVLSIKEDQPPAMAFLGIAAIAYFWKPRERAGVAFGIVAIAASTACFAAYFFLVRPLAGATTAWHPQHFYDWIGYSQALPLDRQIAGRLTYLLEAFVPLALLPFRSRVLILSVPGFVEVFASREPLTYTMGQHYAAVWVPYVLAAFVIAGARVLAPGGKGIAWVRSSAVLCAIVSVFFSPLHLGHFLRMPQPQDAATNALIGRLPRDAAVGTYDEIYAHLGLFPSARVGIAGTPEYVLMDSRYVSAAWNGSWLPLLQREVRAGVYAPVVIDDGVILYRRTRST, from the coding sequence GTGTCCGGACCAGCGAAAGTCGTCGCCGCAGCTACCGGTGTATATGCCGTGGTGTTTTCGGTGTTGGCGGCGGACCGCTACGCAACGTACCACGCGGGCGCGGACCTGGGGTTGTTCGCACAGTCGATCGACACCGCGTTCCACGGCTTCCACAATACGTTCGAAAACGGGAGCCATTTCGCGTACCATTTCTCGCCGATTTTATATCTGTGCGCACCGCTGTTATGGGCGGCGCGCTCCGCGGTCGTTCTCGGAGTTCTACAGGCCGTGGCGACGTCGCTCGTTGCCCCGGCGCTCTACCTGATCGCGCGCCGCCGCACCAGCGAGCGTAATGCCGCGGGCCTGGCGTGCATCGCGCTCATCTACCCGCCGCTCCAGGGCGTCACGTTCACCGACTTCCACGAGGTTGCGTTCGCGCCGGCGGCAATTGCGTGGCTGCTGTGGGCGCTCGACGCGCGACGCTTTTCCTTGGCGTACGTCTTTCTGGCCGTCGTTCTATCGATCAAAGAAGATCAGCCGCCGGCGATGGCCTTTCTCGGGATCGCGGCCATCGCGTACTTCTGGAAACCCCGCGAACGCGCGGGCGTCGCTTTCGGGATCGTCGCGATCGCCGCATCGACGGCGTGTTTCGCCGCATATTTCTTTCTCGTGCGACCATTGGCCGGGGCGACGACCGCGTGGCATCCGCAGCATTTTTACGACTGGATCGGTTACTCGCAAGCGTTACCGCTCGACCGGCAGATCGCGGGACGGCTCACGTACCTGCTCGAAGCGTTCGTGCCGCTGGCGTTGCTCCCGTTTCGTTCCCGAGTCCTCATCTTGTCAGTGCCGGGGTTTGTCGAAGTCTTTGCTTCGCGAGAACCGTTAACGTACACCATGGGGCAGCACTACGCTGCCGTGTGGGTTCCCTACGTGCTAGCGGCGTTCGTCATCGCGGGCGCACGCGTGCTCGCGCCGGGGGGTAAGGGTATCGCGTGGGTGCGCAGCAGCGCGGTTTTATGTGCTATCGTTTCGGTGTTTTTCAGCCCGCTGCATCTGGGTCACTTCTTGCGGATGCCGCAGCCGCAGGACGCGGCCACCAACGCACTCATCGGGCGGCTTCCCCGCGACGCAGCAGTTGGAACGTACGACGAGATCTACGCACATCTCGGACTCTTTCCGAGCGCTCGCGTCGGTATCGCCGGGACGCCCGAGTACGTTCTCATGGATAGCCGGTACGTATCGGCCGCGTGGAACGGCAGCTGGCTGCCGCTGCTGCAGCGCGAGGTTCGCGCCGGCGTCTACGCGCCCGTCGTCATCGACGACGGCGTTATTCTGTACCGGCGGACACGGTCGACGTAA
- a CDS encoding adenylate/guanylate cyclase domain-containing response regulator gives MQTARVLCVGGNDADFEVLAHALRGAGNTEVRKGAPDEALAAIAARTIELILLDLSLPSADVVRVLQSAAPGGGARSRVPAIVMAPAGMEQRIETCLQHGAEDFLTTPLDAARSLQITRRISLCLQRRWLREATVRMQTRGPARLDETAVIELYTNASSRFVPREFLEHLGRKAITDVRLGDHVEREMTILFTDIRDFTALSETLTPQQNFDFLNSYLRHVTPIVRARHGFVDKYIGDAIMALFPRSPADALQAAVELQRQVELYNLGRRSAGYAPIEIGIGVHRGTLILGTVGEEERMQTTVISDAVNVASRIEGLTKAYGVSLLVSGPVIEGIEPEQRRGHRLRNLGEVKAKGKTRSVEIFECYDNDQESLRAHKDRTAEAFAAGMIEFRRGMFLTAGKIFARIAQLDPSDNVAAHFRDSCALTEMRKLPPGHFDGAERIVVT, from the coding sequence GTGCAAACGGCGCGTGTTCTATGCGTCGGGGGTAACGACGCCGACTTCGAGGTCTTGGCCCATGCGCTGCGCGGCGCGGGCAATACCGAGGTCCGCAAAGGTGCGCCCGACGAAGCGCTGGCGGCAATCGCCGCGCGCACTATCGAGCTGATTCTGCTGGACCTGTCGCTTCCCAGCGCCGACGTCGTGCGGGTGCTGCAGTCGGCTGCGCCCGGCGGCGGAGCCCGCAGCCGCGTGCCGGCGATCGTTATGGCGCCCGCTGGGATGGAACAGCGTATCGAGACCTGTCTCCAGCACGGTGCGGAAGACTTTTTGACGACACCTCTGGACGCCGCTCGCAGCTTGCAGATCACGCGCCGCATATCGCTGTGCTTGCAGCGGCGCTGGCTGCGCGAGGCCACGGTCCGCATGCAAACGCGCGGACCCGCACGGCTCGACGAAACGGCGGTGATCGAACTCTACACCAACGCGTCGAGCCGGTTCGTTCCGCGGGAGTTTCTGGAGCATCTCGGGCGCAAGGCGATCACCGACGTGCGGCTGGGCGATCACGTCGAGCGCGAGATGACGATCCTTTTTACCGACATCCGCGACTTCACGGCCTTATCCGAGACGCTGACGCCGCAGCAAAACTTCGACTTCCTCAACTCGTATCTGCGTCACGTGACCCCGATCGTGCGCGCGCGCCACGGTTTCGTCGATAAGTACATCGGCGATGCGATCATGGCGCTCTTTCCCCGCAGTCCCGCCGACGCTCTGCAGGCAGCCGTCGAACTGCAGCGCCAGGTCGAGCTGTATAACTTAGGGCGGCGCAGCGCCGGATACGCGCCGATCGAGATCGGCATCGGCGTGCACCGCGGAACGCTAATCCTGGGGACGGTCGGTGAAGAAGAGCGTATGCAAACGACGGTGATCTCCGACGCGGTCAACGTCGCGTCGCGAATCGAAGGACTCACCAAAGCATACGGCGTTTCGCTGCTCGTCAGCGGACCCGTCATCGAAGGCATCGAGCCGGAGCAACGCCGCGGACATCGCTTACGCAATCTCGGCGAAGTCAAAGCCAAGGGGAAGACGCGCAGCGTCGAGATCTTCGAATGCTACGACAACGACCAGGAGTCGCTACGCGCGCACAAAGATCGAACGGCCGAGGCATTCGCGGCCGGCATGATCGAGTTTCGCCGCGGCATGTTCCTCACCGCAGGCAAGATCTTTGCGCGCATCGCGCAGCTCGATCCATCCGATAACGTCGCGGCCCACTTCCGGGACAGCTGCGCGCTCACGGAGATGCGCAAACTGCCCCCGGGCCACTTCGACGGCGCCGAACGGATCGTGGTAACCTAA